AACAATTATTCCTTTAAAGCTTTTTACCAATGAAAAAGGACTAGCGAAGCTACAAATCGGACTTTGTAAAGGGAAGAAAAACTATGATAAACGCGAATCTTTAAAAGAGCAAGATACTAAGCGTGATCTAGATCGAATTAAAAAAGCATTCTAATTAACCTCTTTTTAAAATAAAGTTTCAGAAGTAATATCTCGATATTTATACTTATTTTTACTACAATCAATTCTAAATTTCAAGTTATGAAAAGAATGTTTGTCGTATTAACTGTAATCCTGTTATCTGGATGCGGTACTAATTCTTCGATTGTTAGTAGTTGGAGAGATCCGCAAATAACAATTAGTTCAGAAAATTTCAAAAAAGTACTCGTTGTAGCTTTAATAAAAAATGAAGCGACACGAAGAGTTATTGAAAACAGAATTGCATCAAGTAATCCTATTTTTCATGCTTCGTACCCGTTTTTAAATCAAATTAGCAATGAGCTTACAGATGATCAAAAACTAAAAATACTTAATGATGAGAATTTTGATGGTGTTGTAACTATGCGCTTGGTAAGTAAAGAAAAACAAACCGAATATGTTCCCGGAATAGATAATAGCTTTTATTATGGAGGTTATAATGGCTTATTATATGGAGGTCCGTTTGGTGGCTGGTACGGAATGTATGCAAATGATTTTTACACTCCAGGTTATTATGTAGAAAACACCTATTATATAGTCGAAACCAATGTTTTTTCTTTAAAAGAAAAGAAATTAATCTGGACTGCCACAACAAAATCATCCGATGTTTCTGATATTGGCGCAACTGTAGATGACATCATGAGAACTATAGTGTACGAAATGAAGAAAGACGGCACATTATCAAAGAAATAACACTTCTCATAAAAAACATACAATAGCATTGAATTCATTTTTAATGCTATTTTTTTATAGCTAAAACAATGACTAATTTTGTCTTGACAATTATAACCTTACTTCTGTAATGAAAACTATACTTAAAAATGCTCGAGAGCAAAAAGGATTTAAAACTCGAGAAGTAGCACAATTACTAGAAATTGACCAAGCCCTAATCAGTAAATTTGAAAGTGGTACACGAAAACCTACAAGAGAACAAATTGTAAAACTTGCGTCATTACTCGAAATTGATTTTGAGAATCTATTAATTGTTTGGTTAAAAGAAAAAATAATACATGAAATCGGACATGAAGAACTAGCACTTAAAGCATTACATCTTGCCGAAATCGAAATCCAAAACATCAAAAAGAAGGACACTTCAATCATTTTGTCAACATTGCAAACCGTTTTAGATGAAATTGAAGTCCTAAAAACAAAAATACAATCGTTCCAGCAATTTGATTTGCATCGAATTTCTAAAATTTTAGAGCTTGAATATACATACGAAAGTAATCGTATTAATAACAACTCATTGACATTACAAGAGACTAAAGCAGTAATTAATGAAGGATTAACAATTGGTGGTAAGACTATGCAGGAGCATTTAGAAGCAGTAAACCACCATGAAACTATTTCTTATATCAAAGATTTAACTCAAAAAAACAGTGCTGTCAATGAAAAAGAATTACTGACTATTCACAATCAAATTTTAAGAGGAATAAAACCTGCTCATGCTGGAAAATACAAAAATGACGCATTGATTATTCGCGAAATGACCTCCTTTTTTAGTTGGTTTGAAACTAATAGAACCTCACTTCACCCTATCTTATTAGCTTCTGAAACACATTTAAGAATCGCAACAATTAGCCCTTTTGAGAGCGGAAATACACAAATAGCACTTTTGTTAATGAATTGGATTTTAATTCAAAACGGCTATGTTTTTGCAACCATTCAAGGTGATGAGGAGCATAAGAATAAATATCTTTCGATTCTAGCAGAAAGTCAGAATCAAAACGACAAATCAATTTTTATAAATTATATCGCTCAAGTAGAAAAGGAAAATCTACAACGTGCAATTGAATTGGTTACGCAATAAAAAAGCCCATCGAAATGGGCTTTTACTAATTTTTATCTTCCAATAAAGGGACGAATCTAAATTCTCCAAACTCATGTTTTTCAAATTGTGTTTCGTTTTTACGAATTAATAACGTCATAATCTGAACATCTTCTCCTAGCGGGATGACCAATCTTCCTCCTATCTTTAATTGTGCCATTAATGGTTGCGGAATAAAAGGTGCTCCAGCAGTCACAATAATACTATCAAATGGTGCATAACCAGGTAATCCTTTATAACCATCCCCAAAAGAAAGGTGCTTAGGACGAATTCCTAATTTAGGAAACAAGATAGAGGTTGTTTTAAATAACTCATTTTGTCTTTCAATACTAAATACCTTCGCTCCAAGCATATATAATACTGCAGTTTGATACCCAGACCCTGTACCAATTTCTAATATTTTATGGTCTTTTTTAATCTCTAACAGCTGCGATTGAAATGCAACAGTGTAAGGTTGAGAAATAGTTTGCCCAGCACCAATCGGGAAAGCTTTGTCCTGATAAGCATAATCTTCAAAGCTAGAGTTCAAAAAAAGGTGTCTTGGAATTTTCTTAATCGCTTCCAAAACAGCTTTATCGGTAATTCCCTTTTGTTGTAAAGTGCTTACTAATTGATTCCGAAGTCCTTGATGTTTGGCAGTGTCTTTCAATGTTTGTTCTTTTTATTTTAGCAAAAATAAGAAAGTAAATAAGATTTCAAAAATTGATTCTTAAATATTAAATTACTAAAACTTTAAAGCATTCACTTTCACTTTCAACAAATAAATTATATTTTTGTTAAAAATACATTCTCATGTTAAAAGTAGGAGTTTTAGGTGCTGGTCACTTAGGTAAAATACATTTACGTTTATTACAACAATCTGATAAATATGAATTAGTTGGTTTTTATGACCAAAATCAAGAAAACGCCGAGAAAATTTCTAAAGAATTCGGTTATAAAAATTTCAATACAATTGCAAAGCTAATTCATGCTGTTGATGTAATTGATATTGTAACCCCAACTTTATCTCATTACAAATGTGCTAAGGTTGCTATAAAATCAGGTAAACATATTTTTATCGAAAAACCAATTTCGAATACTGTTGAAGAAGCCGAAGAAATAATTGCTTTAGCTAAAGAATACAACGTAAAAGGACAAGTTGGTCATGTGGAGCGATTTAATCCAGCTTTCATAGCAACAAAAAATATGATAGAAAATCCGATGTTTATAGAAACGCATCGTTTAGCCGAATTTAATCCTCGTGGTACAGACGTTCCTGTAGTATTAGATTTGATGATTCATGACATCGATGCTATTTTAAGCGTTGTAAAATCAAAAGTGAAAAGTATAAATGCCAGTGGAGTTTCAGTAATTAGTGACACTCCAGATATTGCCAATGCTAGAATTGAATTTGAAAACGGCTGTGTTGCAAACTTAACAGCAAGTAGAATTTCTATGAAAAACATGCGTAAAACACGTTTTTTCCAAAGAGATGCTTATATTTCTGTTGACTTTCTAGAAAAAAAATGTGAAGTAGTTCGTATGAAAGATGCTCCTGAAATTCCAGGTGATTTTGATATGATTTTACAAAATGCTGAAGGAGTAAAAAAACAAATCTATTTTACAAATCCTGATGTAGAGCAAAACAACGCAATTCTAGATGAATTGGAATCTTTTGCAAATGCTATAAACACAGATACTGATCCAGTGGTCACTTTAGACCAAGCAACTGATGCTTTAAGAGTAGCTTACCAAATTATTGACTGTTTCGATAAATAAAAATAATCACAAAAAAAGCTAGCCATAAATTCATGAATTATTTTATGAATTTATGGCTACAATTATAAAATATAGTACTTAAATAATATGAAAACAATAGCTGTAATCGGTGCTGGAACAATGGGTAACGGAATTGCTCATACATTTGCTCAAAGTGGTTTTGTTGTAAAACTAATTGATGTTTCTGAGAAATCATTAGACAAAGGAATGGCAACCATTGCCGCTAACTTAGACAGAATGCTTGCAAAAGGAAGTATAACTGCAGAAGAAAAAGCCAAAACCATTACAAATATTATCACTTACACAGACATTAAAGATGGTGTTGTAGGTGTAGATCTAGTTGTCGAAGCAGCTACTGAAAACATTGATTTAAAACTAAATATTTTTAAACAATTAAACGAAGCTTGTTCGCATAATACCATTTTAGCAACAAATACTTCATCGATTTCTATAACGCAAATCGGAGCTGTTGTAGCACATCCTGAGCGTGTTATCGGAATGCATTTTATGAATCCGGTGCCAATCATGAAATTAGTAGAAATCATTCGTGGATACAACACCAGCGATGAAGTTACTAAAATCATCATGGAATTATCTCTAAAACTAGGGAAATCTCCTGTTGAAGTTAACGATTATCCAGGGTTTGTTGCCAACAGAATTTTAATGCCTATGCTAAACGAAGCTATCGAAACGTTATACAACAAAGTAGCTGGTGTTTACGAAATAGATACAGTGATGAAATTAGGAATGGGACACCCAATGGGACCGTTACAACTAGCCGATTTTATTGGTCTTGACGTATGTTTAGCTATTTTAAATGTAATGTACGATGGTTTCAAAAATCCTAAATATGCACCATGCCCACTATTAGTAAATATGGTACGTGCTGGAAAATTAGGTGTAAAATCTGGCGAAGGATTCTATGATTATAGTGAAAGTAAAAAAGCAGAGAAAATTTCCAAGCAGTTTATCATTTCATAAATAAAAAATAATGTCAATAGCATCAAACTTAAATAGCATAAAAGCTTCTTTACCACAACATGTAACATTAGTTGCGGTTTCTAAAACCAAACCCGTTTCTGATTTAATGGAAGCCTATGAAGCTGGTCAACGAATTTTTGGAGAAAACAAAATCCAAGAAATGACAGACAAATGGGAAGAAATGCCAAAAGACATCCAATGGCACATGATTGGGCACGTACAAACGAATAAAGTAAAATTTATGGCATCGTATGTTAACTTAATTCATGGTGTTGACAGTTTAAAACTATTACAGGAAATCAATAAACAAGCCTTAAAAAATAATCGTGTTATTGATTGCCTGCTACAAATGCATATTGCCGAAGAAGAAACTAAATTTGGTCTTGACGAAAAAGAACTAACCTCACTCCTAGCCTCAGATGAATTTCATAATATGAAAAACATTCAAGTTATTGGCTTAATGGGAATGGCTACTTTTACAGAAGATCAAAATCAAATAAAAAAAGAGTTTACACATTTAAAGTCAATATTTGACTCTTTACAACGTACAGAAGCACTGCAACGCCTCTCTACAGTTTCAATGGGAATGTCTGGAGATTATCAACTTGCAATAGAATGTGGTAGCACCATGGTTCGAATTGGAAGTAGTATATTTGGAGGAAGATAAATTCCAAAAATCAATTTCAATTTCAAAAATCAATATCAATTGCGAAAATTAATACTTAATGGAAAAAATATTTAATTTTGAAGATAGGTTAGTTCGTTTTGCAGGAGAATGTATTTTCTTTACAAGGCAATTGGAGAGATTATTTGAAAATGAATATTATAAAAATCAATTAATTAGATCATCTGGAAGTGCTTCCTTAAATTTTGGAGAAGCCCAAGCTACAATTACCAATAAAGATTTTATTTTTAAAGTTTCATTAGTAGCAAAAGAGCTAAAAGAATCCAGAAACTCATTAAAAATTCTGAATTATATTAAAGAAGGTGATAACGATAAAAGAAATAAACTTCTAATTGAAGTAGAACAACTTATTGCAATTTCATCAAAAATGATAATAAATAAAAACAGTCAATAACAATCACAAAGTCAATAGTAATTTTAAGAATTGTTATTGACTTTGAAATTGATTTTTGAAATTGACATTGACATTGATAATGTACGCAATACTCGACATAGAAACAACTGGAGGACAGTTTAACGAAGAAGGAATTACTGAAATTGCCATCTACAGATTTGATGGTCATGAAGTAGTTGACCAGTTCATCAGCTTGGTTAATCCTGAAATTCCAATTCAGCCCTTTGTAGTTAAACTAACAGGTATTAATAATGCAATGTTACGTTCTGCTCCAAAGTTTTTTGAAGTTGCCAAACGAATTATCGAAATCACTTCAGATTGTGTTATAGTAGCCCATAATGCTTCTTTTGACTACCGAATTCTACGCACTGAATTTCGTCGCTTAGGTTATGATTTTGAAGCAAAAACCCTTTGTACTGTAGAACTTGCAAAAAAATTAATTCCTGATCAACCCTCTTATAGTTTAGGTAAACTTGTTCGAGCACTTGGAATCCCAATGGCCGACAGACATCGTGCCAACGGTGATGCGATGGCAACAGTTAAGTTGTTCAAAATGCTTTTAGAAAAAGATACCGAAAAAACTATCGTAAAAGATTTCATAAAACTCGAAATCGAAAAAGGTATTGCACCAAAATTGCTTGACATTGTAGCGCAAGCACCAACATCAACAGGTGTATATTATATCCATAACGAAAGTGGAACCATTATTTATATTGGTAAAAGTCGAAATATAAAAAAACGCATCAATCAGCATTTCACAGGAACAAATATCAAGAGTAAAAAAATCCAAGCCGAGGTATTCACTGTTACTTATGATGAAACAGGAAGTGAACTGATTGCACTTTTAAAAGAAAGCGAGGAAATAAAAGTCAACAGACCAAAATACAATCGCTCTAAGAAAAAAACAGTTTTCCCACTATCCATATACGTTGAAAAAGACAAAAAAGGGTACCTAAACTTAAAACTTCAGAAAACGGACGGACGAAAAAAAGAAATCACATCTTACGGAAGCTTACAAGAAGGAAAAAATGCTTTATTTTTTTTCACAGATAAATACAAACTGTGTCAAAAACTCACTGGTTTATATGCTACCAAAAAAGAATGCTTTCAATATAAAATAAAGGAATGTGACGGAGCTTGTATTGGAGTAATCACTCCTGACGAATACAATGCAAGAGTTCAAAACTTTGTTACAGATTATAGTTTCGAAAACAAAAACATGATTTTAATAGACCGCGGGCGAACGATAAACGAACGTAGCGCTATATTAATCGAAGATGGTGTTTATAAAGGCTATGCTTTTTACGATTTAGACTACCAAATAACCAACATCGAAATTCTCAAAAACATTCTTATACCAATGCAAAACAATCGCGATGCTAAGAGTATAATTCAAAATTATATGAGAAAAAACAAATCATTAAAAGTAATTCATTTTTAATACTAGCAACTTTCAATATCTTCGTATACATGAGAAAAATTAAATCAAAATACGAGCTTTTCATACAAAAAACCCAGATCATCCTTTATGGTACAAATACCTTTTTAGGACGCCTTTTTGATTTGGTACTTTTGGGACTTATTTTATTGAGCGTTCTTTTAGTAATGCTAGACACTGTAGAAGGTATCAATCATAAATACCACATGCAACTTCTAGTCTGTGAATGGATAATTACCTCATTTTTTACTATCGAATTTATTTTACGTATCATTTCAATACAGAAACCTATACGTTATATCTTTAGCTTTTACGGAATCATTGATTTAATGGCATTATTACCCATGTATTTATCAATATTTTTCCCAGCCACCCATATTTTAACCATTGTAAGAGTCCTACGTTTCTTCCGATTGTTCAAAATTTTACATATTCCACAAATATCACAACAATCAATGCAGCTACGCGAAGCGATGAAAGCTAGCAAGGAAAAAATTCTAGTATTTATTTACTTCGTCCTTATTAGTTCTATAATCATTGGAGCATTAATGTACGTCGTCGAAGGAAAAGAAAGTGGCTTTACAAGCATCCCGGCAGGAATTTATTGGGCTATCGTAACACTGACTACTGTAGGATATGGTGATATTTCACCCGCATCACCATTAGGGCAGTTTTTAGCCTCATTAGTAATGATAATGGGATACGGAATCATTGCTGTCCCTACCGGAATCGTAACAGCCGAGTTTGCAAAAAGTAGCCTTAAAAATAATACTGTTAGTGGTAACAAAACATGTACAAGTTGCAACTCACAAGTTCATTTTGACAACGCAAAATACTGCTATGAATGTGGTAAAACATTAGAAGATAAAATAATTTAAGAAGCAATTCCAGCTGTACATTACAACTCCTCCTTATATTCGTAATTTTTCTAAGGCACAATAAGGAGCTTCATAAAGTCGCTCTTATGTACCAAGAAAAATAAACAAATATAAGTCCGGGGTTTACATTCCCATCTGGGCTAAAAAAATATGAAATACTTAATCACAATCGTCGGACCAACAGCAATAGGCAAAACTGCCTTGAGTATCGCATTGGCACAACATTTCAAATGCGAAATAATATCCTGTGATAGCCGTCAGTTTTTTAAAGAAATGACTATTGGTACAGCTGTACCAGATTCTGATGAACTACAAGCTGCTAAACATCATTTTATACAAAATATCTCCATTTTTGATAATTATACTGTAGGTGATTACGAAAAAGAAGCACTAAACAAGCTTGAAGAATTATTCAAACACAACGATTATGCGATTCTTATAGGGGGCTCAGGATTATATGTTGATGCCGTATTAAAAGGATTCGATGAATTTCCCGAAATAGATCCTACAATACGAGAAAACGTAGCTCAGGAATACGAACAACACGGAATTACTTACCTGCAAGAGCAATTAAAAAAACTAGACAGCAGTTATTACGATAAGCTTACTGCCGAAAACCCGCAGACATTGCAAAACCCGCAACGAATGATGCGTTTTGTAGAAGTTTGTTTAGGCACAGGAAAAGCATATTCTTCGTTTTTAAACCAGAAAAAAAACAATCGAGACTTCATCCCTATTCTTATCGGTTTAGAAGCTGACAGACCAGTTATTTACGACAGAATAAACCAACGTGTTGACATAATGCTAAACAACGGTTTGCTTGAAGAAGCACAGCGTCTTCATCCCAATAAAGCGTTAAATGCCTTGCAAACTGTCGGATATCGAGAATTATTTAGTTATTTTGATGGTGAATTCACTTTACCATTTGCAATCGAAGAAATAAAGAAAAACACACGCCGTTTTTCAAAACGTCAACTGACTTGGTTTAAACGAAACGAAAACACAAAATGGTTTGATTATCTAACACCAAAAAGTGAGATAATAAGCTTTATTGAGAAAAATATAAAATAAATTACAATGCCCATATCACCAAATTTCACTTCTGTTTTAAGCAAAGACTGGGAGATCAATTTTACACAATGCACACCAAGTGGTTATTTGAAATATACCGATATGTGCAATCTTTTACAACTAACTGCCGCGGCCCATTCAGAAGTTGGAGGAATTAGCTTTACAGATATGCAGGAATTCGATCAAGCATGGGTTTTAAGCCGAATGCGTGTAGAAATTACAGCTTTACCTAAATGCCAAGATATCGTAACTGTAAAAACTTGGATCAACAGTTTAGAAAATTCTCGCTCCGTTCGTGCATTAGAAATGCATGTAAATGGAAAAAAGATAATTGGAAGTGAAACATTCTGGGCTGTTTTCAATACCAAAGCACGACGTCCTGAAGGTCTGGCTTTACCCTATAACCATTTTGAATTATTCCCAGACAAAAGAGCAACAGTTAATGGCTTCTCTAAAATAAGTGTCAATCCAGACAAAGAATCTGTTTTTGAAAAAACTGTTTATTTATCAGATTTAGACATTGTAAATCATGTGAATAATGTTAAATACCTAGAATGGTGCTTAGATCACGTAGATCCAAAAAAGATACTGAATCAAGAAATAGATAGTTTTGAAATGAATT
The nucleotide sequence above comes from Flavobacterium branchiarum. Encoded proteins:
- a CDS encoding exonuclease domain-containing protein: MYAILDIETTGGQFNEEGITEIAIYRFDGHEVVDQFISLVNPEIPIQPFVVKLTGINNAMLRSAPKFFEVAKRIIEITSDCVIVAHNASFDYRILRTEFRRLGYDFEAKTLCTVELAKKLIPDQPSYSLGKLVRALGIPMADRHRANGDAMATVKLFKMLLEKDTEKTIVKDFIKLEIEKGIAPKLLDIVAQAPTSTGVYYIHNESGTIIYIGKSRNIKKRINQHFTGTNIKSKKIQAEVFTVTYDETGSELIALLKESEEIKVNRPKYNRSKKKTVFPLSIYVEKDKKGYLNLKLQKTDGRKKEITSYGSLQEGKNALFFFTDKYKLCQKLTGLYATKKECFQYKIKECDGACIGVITPDEYNARVQNFVTDYSFENKNMILIDRGRTINERSAILIEDGVYKGYAFYDLDYQITNIEILKNILIPMQNNRDAKSIIQNYMRKNKSLKVIHF
- the miaA gene encoding tRNA (adenosine(37)-N6)-dimethylallyltransferase MiaA, producing MKYLITIVGPTAIGKTALSIALAQHFKCEIISCDSRQFFKEMTIGTAVPDSDELQAAKHHFIQNISIFDNYTVGDYEKEALNKLEELFKHNDYAILIGGSGLYVDAVLKGFDEFPEIDPTIRENVAQEYEQHGITYLQEQLKKLDSSYYDKLTAENPQTLQNPQRMMRFVEVCLGTGKAYSSFLNQKKNNRDFIPILIGLEADRPVIYDRINQRVDIMLNNGLLEEAQRLHPNKALNALQTVGYRELFSYFDGEFTLPFAIEEIKKNTRRFSKRQLTWFKRNENTKWFDYLTPKSEIISFIEKNIK
- a CDS encoding Gfo/Idh/MocA family protein, giving the protein MLKVGVLGAGHLGKIHLRLLQQSDKYELVGFYDQNQENAEKISKEFGYKNFNTIAKLIHAVDVIDIVTPTLSHYKCAKVAIKSGKHIFIEKPISNTVEEAEEIIALAKEYNVKGQVGHVERFNPAFIATKNMIENPMFIETHRLAEFNPRGTDVPVVLDLMIHDIDAILSVVKSKVKSINASGVSVISDTPDIANARIEFENGCVANLTASRISMKNMRKTRFFQRDAYISVDFLEKKCEVVRMKDAPEIPGDFDMILQNAEGVKKQIYFTNPDVEQNNAILDELESFANAINTDTDPVVTLDQATDALRVAYQIIDCFDK
- a CDS encoding helix-turn-helix domain-containing protein, producing the protein MKTILKNAREQKGFKTREVAQLLEIDQALISKFESGTRKPTREQIVKLASLLEIDFENLLIVWLKEKIIHEIGHEELALKALHLAEIEIQNIKKKDTSIILSTLQTVLDEIEVLKTKIQSFQQFDLHRISKILELEYTYESNRINNNSLTLQETKAVINEGLTIGGKTMQEHLEAVNHHETISYIKDLTQKNSAVNEKELLTIHNQILRGIKPAHAGKYKNDALIIREMTSFFSWFETNRTSLHPILLASETHLRIATISPFESGNTQIALLLMNWILIQNGYVFATIQGDEEHKNKYLSILAESQNQNDKSIFINYIAQVEKENLQRAIELVTQ
- a CDS encoding YggS family pyridoxal phosphate-dependent enzyme produces the protein MSIASNLNSIKASLPQHVTLVAVSKTKPVSDLMEAYEAGQRIFGENKIQEMTDKWEEMPKDIQWHMIGHVQTNKVKFMASYVNLIHGVDSLKLLQEINKQALKNNRVIDCLLQMHIAEEETKFGLDEKELTSLLASDEFHNMKNIQVIGLMGMATFTEDQNQIKKEFTHLKSIFDSLQRTEALQRLSTVSMGMSGDYQLAIECGSTMVRIGSSIFGGR
- a CDS encoding protein-L-isoaspartate(D-aspartate) O-methyltransferase, with amino-acid sequence MKDTAKHQGLRNQLVSTLQQKGITDKAVLEAIKKIPRHLFLNSSFEDYAYQDKAFPIGAGQTISQPYTVAFQSQLLEIKKDHKILEIGTGSGYQTAVLYMLGAKVFSIERQNELFKTTSILFPKLGIRPKHLSFGDGYKGLPGYAPFDSIIVTAGAPFIPQPLMAQLKIGGRLVIPLGEDVQIMTLLIRKNETQFEKHEFGEFRFVPLLEDKN
- a CDS encoding 3-hydroxyacyl-CoA dehydrogenase family protein, with product MKTIAVIGAGTMGNGIAHTFAQSGFVVKLIDVSEKSLDKGMATIAANLDRMLAKGSITAEEKAKTITNIITYTDIKDGVVGVDLVVEAATENIDLKLNIFKQLNEACSHNTILATNTSSISITQIGAVVAHPERVIGMHFMNPVPIMKLVEIIRGYNTSDEVTKIIMELSLKLGKSPVEVNDYPGFVANRILMPMLNEAIETLYNKVAGVYEIDTVMKLGMGHPMGPLQLADFIGLDVCLAILNVMYDGFKNPKYAPCPLLVNMVRAGKLGVKSGEGFYDYSESKKAEKISKQFIIS
- a CDS encoding four helix bundle protein produces the protein MEKIFNFEDRLVRFAGECIFFTRQLERLFENEYYKNQLIRSSGSASLNFGEAQATITNKDFIFKVSLVAKELKESRNSLKILNYIKEGDNDKRNKLLIEVEQLIAISSKMIINKNSQ
- a CDS encoding acyl-[acyl-carrier-protein] thioesterase: MPISPNFTSVLSKDWEINFTQCTPSGYLKYTDMCNLLQLTAAAHSEVGGISFTDMQEFDQAWVLSRMRVEITALPKCQDIVTVKTWINSLENSRSVRALEMHVNGKKIIGSETFWAVFNTKARRPEGLALPYNHFELFPDKRATVNGFSKISVNPDKESVFEKTVYLSDLDIVNHVNNVKYLEWCLDHVDPKKILNQEIDSFEMNFMKELSLSDNVVIHESETESDSTFSITKEDKTCFALQLNWKE
- a CDS encoding ion transporter, which codes for MRKIKSKYELFIQKTQIILYGTNTFLGRLFDLVLLGLILLSVLLVMLDTVEGINHKYHMQLLVCEWIITSFFTIEFILRIISIQKPIRYIFSFYGIIDLMALLPMYLSIFFPATHILTIVRVLRFFRLFKILHIPQISQQSMQLREAMKASKEKILVFIYFVLISSIIIGALMYVVEGKESGFTSIPAGIYWAIVTLTTVGYGDISPASPLGQFLASLVMIMGYGIIAVPTGIVTAEFAKSSLKNNTVSGNKTCTSCNSQVHFDNAKYCYECGKTLEDKII